A region from the Mesorhizobium sp. J8 genome encodes:
- a CDS encoding DUF4142 domain-containing protein, translated as MKTFALTAAAVMLALPAMAQSTSTTEKTGVNSVLGVAPSTQDFVTEAATSDMFEIESSKLALERSDDATKAFAKQMVADHEKTTADLKGLVTSGKVKATLPTAMTDKQQSTLNDLKALQGNDFTKQYHSDQVDAHKDAVDLFKRYSEGGEQADLKAWAGTTLPHLQHHLDMANGLNK; from the coding sequence ATGAAAACGTTCGCTCTGACGGCCGCAGCGGTTATGCTTGCATTGCCGGCCATGGCCCAATCGACTTCGACCACGGAAAAGACCGGCGTGAATTCAGTTCTGGGCGTTGCCCCGTCGACGCAGGATTTCGTTACCGAAGCAGCCACCAGCGACATGTTCGAGATCGAGTCCAGCAAGCTGGCGCTCGAACGGTCCGACGATGCGACGAAGGCGTTTGCCAAGCAGATGGTTGCCGACCACGAGAAGACCACGGCCGATCTCAAGGGCCTCGTGACCAGCGGAAAGGTGAAGGCCACGCTTCCGACGGCCATGACCGACAAGCAGCAGTCGACACTCAACGATCTGAAGGCGCTGCAGGGCAATGACTTCACCAAGCAGTACCACTCCGATCAGGTCGATGCGCACAAGGATGCGGTCGATCTCTTCAAGCGCTACAGCGAGGGTGGGGAACAGGCCGATCTGAAGGCATGGGCAGGGACGACATTGCCGCATCTGCAGCACCATCTGGACATGGCCAACGGACTTAACAAGTAA
- a CDS encoding low affinity iron permease family protein, producing the protein MATLQLRETLTKVGTLTSRPAAFLILGGYTVCWLVLERETLDWHGAATLITWAMTLLIQRAEHRDTQALQAKLDELIKANDKARNEIAEVDDKEPEEIEEMRGSGERS; encoded by the coding sequence ATGGCGACATTGCAGCTCCGAGAAACACTGACCAAGGTCGGCACGTTGACGTCCCGGCCAGCGGCCTTTTTGATTCTGGGCGGCTACACTGTTTGTTGGCTTGTCCTTGAACGGGAAACGCTTGACTGGCACGGCGCCGCGACGCTGATCACCTGGGCAATGACGCTGCTTATCCAAAGGGCCGAGCATCGCGACACTCAAGCCCTCCAGGCGAAACTCGATGAGCTGATCAAGGCGAACGATAAGGCTCGCAACGAGATCGCCGAAGTGGACGACAAAGAGCCGGAAGAAATCGAGGAAATGCGAGGCTCCGGAGAACGAAGCTGA
- a CDS encoding DUF768 domain-containing protein: MNATKEFLRSWLEENVGNLPADTEISVPMLAQQFEQDADAAGYGREVREQEVGNIEDAIQRALDRTGKENGETAPNSDEENSLAPVIDALEDSEPENETPDEAERLR; this comes from the coding sequence ATGAATGCGACGAAGGAATTCCTGCGCAGTTGGCTGGAGGAGAATGTCGGCAATTTGCCTGCCGACACCGAAATCAGCGTTCCGATGCTGGCGCAGCAGTTCGAGCAGGACGCCGACGCCGCCGGCTACGGCCGCGAAGTGCGGGAGCAGGAGGTCGGCAACATCGAAGACGCCATCCAACGCGCCCTTGATAGAACCGGGAAAGAGAATGGGGAGACGGCCCCGAATTCCGATGAGGAGAATTCGCTGGCACCGGTTATCGACGCCCTGGAGGATTCCGAGCCAGAGAATGAGACGCCGGACGAGGCCGAGCGTCTGCGGTGA